DNA sequence from the Paraburkholderia azotifigens genome:
GAGCAGCATGCCGCGATGCCAGCCGAACTCGGGCTGCCGTTCGATGAAACAGTGCGCGGCTGGCGCACTGCCGCTTTCGGCGAGGCGTACGGCCAGCGCGAGATTCGACGGCCCGAAGCCGACGCCGATCAGATCGTGAATGTGTTCCCGTTGGGTCGTCAAATGAGTCATCAGATATCTCCCTTGTACTGGTGGCGACGGGCGTGATGCGAGCAATGCGAAACGCGACGGGACATCACAGGTGCCTGCCGTCGAAGAATGCTTCGCGGACGACACGCATCAACAGCGCCCGTTTGTGCGGAAAATCGAAGTGCGCGATGCTCGAGAAGCCATGCTGTTTGAGGTAACCGATCATGCGAGCGTTGTCGTGACGCGGTTCGCAAACCACGGCCTGCGTGCGCGGATCGTCGAGAAAAAGGTAATGGACGAGCGACGGCAGCCACGCCGCGACACACTCCGCGCCGCGCCAACGCGTATCGCCGACCAGCATGTGCAGGCCGCGTTCGAAATCCGTCGACGCCGCGAACGGCGCGATGCGGTCCTCCTTCGCCCAATACGCTTCGAAGTAACCGAAGGGCTCGCCATCGAATGCGCCGATCAGCGGATGCATATGCGGCGTCGACAGCACGCGTTCGAGATACGCGCGGTGCGCGTCGAAGGTGCCCGCCTCGCCCCAGAAAGCATTGACGCGCGGCTCGTTCATCCATGCATGCAGATGTTCCAGGTCTTGCGCGACGGACGCCGTGCGCAACGTGAAGCGATGCGCGAACTCCGGCACATCGCGTGCATAGACGACGCCGTCTTCATACGGTGCGCGCCGTGGATGCCGGGCGCCGTCCGTCATTGCATAAGAGAGCGCCGCGACAGGGATCGACACGGAACGCACGAGCCACAAATCGGGCTGCTGCGCCCACGCGTCGCGCATGCACACGTTCTGCGCCGTCAGCACGCCGCCGTAACGCAGCGCGTCGAGCGCATCGCGATGCAGATTGCCCGTATCGAGCGGAATGGATTTGCTGTCGCGGCTCGCACCGAACGCCGCGCGCAACGCGGCCAGCACCGCGCGTCTCTGCCCGAGCGGCGAGATGCCCTTGCACCACTCGACGATGCGCATGCCGTCTTCGCGCGTCCAGCGCGCATGCAGCACGATGCCTTCCGCACGGCCGTCTTCCGCCACCGTGATTGCATCGCCTTCGAGATAGGCCGCCAGCGACGGCTGTTTGAGCATGTTCTTGTAGTCCCGTGGGAAATCAGCGTGCATCGCGCACCTCCGTAGCCGTTTCGCGTGTTTCCCGTTCGATAGTCGCGTCGAGTCGTTGCGCCAATGCGCCCGCGAGGTCCGCCAGGGTTTGATGAACGAACACGTCATCGATCGTGATGCCGTACCCCGCCGCGTTCGCCGCATCGACGAAACGCACCACGTCGAATGACGTCGCGCCTGCTTCGAACAGGTTGTCGCTCATGCCTGGCGCTTCGTTGTCGAATGTGTGAGCCCAGGTTCGCGCCAGCGTCTGTGTGAGTTGCGTTGCACGCGGCGACGGCGCGTGAGGCGCGCCGCACGTCGCGGCAGAAGATGGCCCGGATGTCTTGCCCGAAATGACAATCGCTTCATCCGGCGCGTCAATAAAGCGCGTGACAGCGGCCAGATAATCGGCGCACAGCCGCTCGACAAACGCACCATCGACCAGCTCGCGCCCATACGAAAACGCACCCGTCACGCGTCCATCGGGATGCTCGACGATGTCGAGTTCGAGATCGAACACGACGCGATGACGCACGTCGTTGAACTCGTCCACTTCAATGCGATGCCACCGGCGCGTATCGCTCTGTGCGGGACGCAGATAGTTGAACATCACCTGGAACAGCGGATTGCCGTTTGCGGTACGCGACGCGCGCGCAGAATCGA
Encoded proteins:
- a CDS encoding GNAT family N-acetyltransferase, which encodes MHADFPRDYKNMLKQPSLAAYLEGDAITVAEDGRAEGIVLHARWTREDGMRIVEWCKGISPLGQRRAVLAALRAAFGASRDSKSIPLDTGNLHRDALDALRYGGVLTAQNVCMRDAWAQQPDLWLVRSVSIPVAALSYAMTDGARHPRRAPYEDGVVYARDVPEFAHRFTLRTASVAQDLEHLHAWMNEPRVNAFWGEAGTFDAHRAYLERVLSTPHMHPLIGAFDGEPFGYFEAYWAKEDRIAPFAASTDFERGLHMLVGDTRWRGAECVAAWLPSLVHYLFLDDPRTQAVVCEPRHDNARMIGYLKQHGFSSIAHFDFPHKRALLMRVVREAFFDGRHL